The genomic DNA GGTTATTCGGCGGTGTCGATCGTCAGCAATCTTGTTTATTCCATGGGCAATCGCGACGGCGGTGAATACATCGTTGCCGTGGAACGCAACACAGGAGACGTCGTCTGGAAAACTCGCAACGGTGACGAATATCACGACGGGACCGGTGACGGACCTCGTGGAACTCCGGCGGTTGCCGATGGCAGGGTTTATGGTCTGGGAGGCAACGGAGACCTGACCTGCTGCGATGCCGCCACGGGTGATGTGATCTGGCACAGGAACATTCTTAAAGACTTCGGCGGATCGAATATCACCTGGGGTATCAGTGAATCGGTGCTTGTCGATGACGGCTATGTGATTTGCACACCTGGTGGCAGTCGTGGCACTGTGGTCGCTCTGAACAAAGATTCCGGTGACACGAAATGGGCATCCCGGGTTCCTGAGTCTCCTCAGGCGGCTTACGCCTCACCCGTGGTGGCCACGATTGGCAAAGAGAAGCTGTACGTGGTTTTCACCAGCAAGGGAGTCGTGGGTATTCGGGCAACCGACGGGGAACCTTTGTGGGGCCAAAACAAGTCATCAAACGGGACCGCGAATTGTGCCACTCCACTGGTTATCGGCAAACAGGTGTTTAGCTCGTCCGACTACGGCACTGGTGCGGAACTGATTGAGGTCAACTCTCGAGGAAATAAAGTCACATCGCGAGTCGTCTACGACAACAAACACATGAAAAACCATCATGGTGGTATGGTCCACATCAATGGCCATGTCTACGGGTCCAGCAGCAATATTCTGACGTGCATTGAACTCAGGACCGGCAAACC from Fuerstiella sp. includes the following:
- a CDS encoding PQQ-like beta-propeller repeat protein — protein: MNLQMMTPLNHCVAVACVFLLGTSAAVTAADWNQFRGPNRDNISKETGLLDRWPEGGPARLWTATGLGKGYSAVSIVSNLVYSMGNRDGGEYIVAVERNTGDVVWKTRNGDEYHDGTGDGPRGTPAVADGRVYGLGGNGDLTCCDAATGDVIWHRNILKDFGGSNITWGISESVLVDDGYVICTPGGSRGTVVALNKDSGDTKWASRVPESPQAAYASPVVATIGKEKLYVVFTSKGVVGIRATDGEPLWGQNKSSNGTANCATPLVIGKQVFSSSDYGTGAELIEVNSRGNKVTSRVVYDNKHMKNHHGGMVHINGHVYGSSSNILTCIELRTGKP